tggattagtccacggagacaggcctctacaatggattagtccactcagacagacctctacaatggattagtccactcagacaggcctccacaatggattagtccactcagacaggcctccacaatggattagtccacggagacaggcctctacaatggattagtccactcagacaggcctccacaatggattagtccacggagacaggcctctacaatggattagtccactcagacaggcctctacaatggattagtccactcagacaggcctctacaatggattagtccactcaaacaggcctctacaatggattagtccacggagacaggcctctacaatggattagtccactcagacaggtgtcttgtgtaccataacatttaaaaatatatttttgccaATGCTCAATTAAAAGGTCTGTTGATGAACAGCCCATCGACCAGacaactaaatggggtcagccctaaaaTAAAGCTTGTGAAAAGTAAACAATGACTTATTGGCCATGGTTCAACATTACAGTTACAATGTCCCTCAAAGGATTAACCCATCCTATTGCATAACTACAGTTGACCTATTGTCCTTGGTTCAACATTACAGCCACAATGTCCCTCAAAGGATCACCCCATCCTATTGCATAACTACAGTCGACCAGCCCGGCCCACCTCAGGTCGGCTTATCGTAGCCTATAAAGCCCCAATACTCCCTCTTagctccttgcactgcattcagGCTTCCAGCCCCATCCCCACCACCTGATCACCAACAGCCCAGGAAAAAGCCATCTTTACCAGAACCATCCATCCACCTGGAACCTCTGCCATGCAGTCTGCCGAGACCAACACCAAGCTGAACCGGGGTTGCCTGCTCCTGGCTCTGAGGCGCTACAGCACCGCAGTTCACAACATGGAACAGACTGTCCTCCTCCCCAGCCTCCTCCGAGATGTGGAGTCAGACTCCGACACTGACGACGACTGTTTCCAGGACTGTCACTCTGCAGCCGAAAGCTCGCGTAAAGACCTGTATGACTACTACCTGATGCTGAAGGCTGTCAGGAACACAGTGGAGAGTGGTCTGGTCACGCTGGACGACCGCAAGGCCAAGAACCAGACCTACCTGGCCCAGAATAAGACCCTGGAGCCCATGCTGGAGGCTGACCCAGAGGCCTTGTTCCACTTCCACCTCAGGGGGCTTTTCTCTGTCATGGGAAACCTCACCAAGAAGTCCCAGGGCGTCACAAACAAGTACATGGACATCATCAGAATAATGAACTAGAATAAGAAGACTCAGGTTAACCCCCAATCGACAAAACAAGCAATACATTTTGGGGCTTGAACATAAGATGTACAACTGTCAAGCTGTTTACATATACTGTCAATAACACCAAGTCGTGTGTAAAATTGAATAAAAGGTGCTTTTGTCGAAACTGACTTCTGCatgtctgttgttgtttttttgttgttttttttaaatgtccaagACACTTTAGTGATTggagtaaaataaaataacatagaGCAGCTACAGGATATGTTTGTTAGATGATCTACTTCCCCATTATGCATTCATCAAGACTAACATAGCAGATAATGATTCTGACATTTAATTAAGTGTGAATTGTAAACAGCTCAGAATTGTGTCCTTCGTGATCTTCAGTTAAAGGTGCAAGTAGTTTAAATCAGCTGCATGTTTActagggatgggagagggagggggggagaagtGTTATACCaatcagacccccccccctccccagaggactggaattgcccaggcCTGCAGCCTGTCACAAGCTTTCAGCTCGACTTGGTGATCAAAGCCTGGGCGTCCAAGGTAACTGTCACATTGAATAAGTACATAATGCTATTCTCTATCCATGAACAACAGGCGATAATACGCCCTATTATCTGAAACATAATGACAACACTTTATTGGAGAGGAATGATATTCTGTGTAAACAAGACCACATTATTTCAGTAGGATTTTGTTTTATTATATACAAGACTCTTTAGGGTTTTACATAATATAATGGGGTGATTGCAATAACACCAACTAGGGACGACAGAGACAGATGGTAAagtgttctctcttctccttcagccAGCCTCCTACACTCAGCGAATTGGGTGAAAAGGCTCCACAATCTCAGCAAATGTCTTCTTCTCTGTGGAGATTAACACACaccacaaaaaacaacaacacttgaTTGAATATTGAATAAAAATGACTGACATATGTACATATCAGTTAGTTGCCCGAGTTTTGTGAAACAAGCTGGGTTGATTGCTCTGTGTATGTCAATGCCATATAAAATGTAAGAAATCAATAACATCAAAATGTGCCAATGACGTAACATTTGGTGCAGGATGGTATTTCTTTGGGGTCACAGCCAGAGCTAGAGCCTGGTTTGTGACTAGAAGAAACAGGTTTGTGACTAGAAGAAACAGGTTTGTGACTAGAAGAAACAGGTTTGTGACTAGAAGAAACAGGCCTGTGACTAGAAGAAACAGGCCTGTGACTAGAAGAAACAGGCCTGTGACTAGAAGAAACAGGCCTGTGTAATTTTTCTGATGGTCCATGAGAACATTATGAAGCTATGGGGGTGTGGTTGCTAGAATCTAGCCTAGTGATTGACTTGTCTTGAACACAGAGGCATTCGTGTCTTTCTATGTGGACATCAGTCCAATCCATTTACCTTTGTCTGAAAAGTTCTCTGGGTGGAGTCGTACGTATTCGTTCATGTCTCGGTCCAATCTAGCGTATGTGTAGTTCTCGTGTTTGGTGACATGGTAACCAATGAACCAACCAATGGATGCCAGCAAGGCTTGCCGGTGAACACCTGAAAGACA
This genomic interval from Oncorhynchus clarkii lewisi isolate Uvic-CL-2024 chromosome 27, UVic_Ocla_1.0, whole genome shotgun sequence contains the following:
- the LOC139385964 gene encoding mid1-interacting protein 1-B-like, with amino-acid sequence MQSAETNTKLNRGCLLLALRRYSTAVHNMEQTVLLPSLLRDVESDSDTDDDCFQDCHSAAESSRKDLYDYYLMLKAVRNTVESGLVTLDDRKAKNQTYLAQNKTLEPMLEADPEALFHFHLRGLFSVMGNLTKKSQGVTNKYMDIIRIMN
- the LOC139385927 gene encoding NADH dehydrogenase [ubiquinone] 1 subunit C2 produces the protein MGLPDEAKALPPPGIINRNSVWLGVIGWCSAMLQNALNRRPPMKSGVHRQALLASIGWFIGYHVTKHENYTYARLDRDMNEYVRLHPENFSDKEKKTFAEIVEPFHPIR